A region of the Acidimicrobiales bacterium genome:
GCCATAGTTGTGGCTCTGGGCACGCCGTAGGCACAGTGGTGGCCCTGGGCACGCCCTAGGCACAATCGTGGCCCTGGGCGCGCCCGGCCCGTAGCGTTGGGCGCGGTGCAGCCCGTGGTGACCGTCGAGGAGATGCGCGCCATCGACGCCGCCGCCCAGCGCGACACTCCGGTCGAGACGCTGATCGAGCGGGCCGGGGCCGTCGCCGCCCACGCCGCCCTGGATCTGCTCGGCGGCGCCTACGGGCGGCGGGTCGTCGTGGTGGCGGGCAAGGGGCACAACGGGGACGACGGCCGGGTGGCGGCCCGGCACCTGGCGGCTCGGGGGGCGAGGGTGACGGTGATCGACGTGGCCTCGGCGCCGCCCTCCCTGCCCGAGGCCGACCTCGTAGTCGACGCCGCCTTCGGCACCGGCTTCCGGGGGGAGTACGACGCCCCCCGCACCGACGCACCCGTGCTGGCCCTCGACATCCCGTCCGGTGTAGACGGGGACACGGGCCAGGCCGGGTCGGGAGCCGTGCGCGCCACCGCCACCGTGACCTTCGCGGCCTGGAAGCCGGGCCTGCTCCTTGGGGACGGGCCCGAACGCGCCGGTCGGGTCCGGGTGGCCGACATCGGCCTCGACTGTTCCTGCGCTCGCGCCGGCCTGGTCGGGTCCGACGACCTGGCGGCCCGCGTGCCCCGGCGGACGCGCGAGTGGCACAAGTGGAAGACCGCAGTCGGGGTGGTGGCGGGAGCGCCGGGGATGATGGGCGCCGCCACCTTCTGCACCCGGGGCGCGCTGCGCGCCGGCGCCGGCATGGTCCGCCTGGCCGTTCCCGGCGCCGGCCCCGCCGACCTTCCCGCCGCCGAGGCGGTGGCCACCGGGCTCCCCGCCGAGGGCTGGGCCGCCGGCGCGGCGGAATGGGTGCAGCGGTGCGGGGCGGTAGTCGTCGGTCCCGGCCTGGGCCGGGCGGCGGGCACGGCCGAGGCGGTGCGGCGTCTGGTGGCGGACGCCCCCGTCCCGGTCCTGGTCGACGCCGACGGTCTGCACGCCCTGGGCCGCGACGCCGGCGCCGTGCTGCGCACGCGGTCGGCCCCGACCGTCCTCACCCCGCACGCCGGGGAGTTCGAGGTCCTGACCGGCGCGGCCCCGGGCCCGGACCGGCTGGCCGTCACCCGCAGCCTGGCGGCGGACACGGGCGCGGTCGTGCTCCTCAAGGGGTCCACGACCGTGGTCGCCGGGCCCGACGGCCGGGTCCTCCTGTCCGCCGCGGGCGGGCCCGGGCTGGCCACCGCCGGCACGGGGGACGTCCTGTCGGGGGTGATCGCCGCCTTCCTGGCTTCCGGGCTCGACCCGCTCTGGGGCGCCGCTCTCGGGGCCCACACCCACGGGGTGGCCGGCTCGCGGGGCCTCCCGCACGGCCTGGTGGCGGGGGACCTGCCGGAGCTGGTGGCCGCCGTCCTGTCCGAGCTGGTGACCGGGGACGGGCCGGAGGGGGGGCCGTGACCCGGGCGCGGATGCGCCCGGCGTGGGCGGAGATCGACCTCGACGCCGTGGCCGGCAACGCCGCCAGCCTGGTGGCGCTGGTGGCCCCGGCCCGGCTGTGCGCGGTCGTGAAGGCCGACGGCTACGGCCACGGGGCGGTCGAGGTGGCCCGGGCGGCTACGGCCGGAGGGGCCGAGTGGCTGGCGGTGGCCCTGGTCGAGGAGGGCCTCGAGCTGCGCCAGGCCGGGATCGGGGCGCCGATCCTCGTGCTGTCCGAGGCGCCGCCCTCCGCCCTGCCCGACGCGGTGGGGGCGGGGCTGGCC
Encoded here:
- a CDS encoding NAD(P)H-hydrate dehydratase, with protein sequence MQPVVTVEEMRAIDAAAQRDTPVETLIERAGAVAAHAALDLLGGAYGRRVVVVAGKGHNGDDGRVAARHLAARGARVTVIDVASAPPSLPEADLVVDAAFGTGFRGEYDAPRTDAPVLALDIPSGVDGDTGQAGSGAVRATATVTFAAWKPGLLLGDGPERAGRVRVADIGLDCSCARAGLVGSDDLAARVPRRTREWHKWKTAVGVVAGAPGMMGAATFCTRGALRAGAGMVRLAVPGAGPADLPAAEAVATGLPAEGWAAGAAEWVQRCGAVVVGPGLGRAAGTAEAVRRLVADAPVPVLVDADGLHALGRDAGAVLRTRSAPTVLTPHAGEFEVLTGAAPGPDRLAVTRSLAADTGAVVLLKGSTTVVAGPDGRVLLSAAGGPGLATAGTGDVLSGVIAAFLASGLDPLWGAALGAHTHGVAGSRGLPHGLVAGDLPELVAAVLSELVTGDGPEGGP